The proteins below come from a single Bombyx mori chromosome 19, ASM3026992v2 genomic window:
- the LOC101735724 gene encoding uncharacterized protein LOC101735724 yields the protein MQNNGLKHFHFNFKDILLDEIALDGLEGIGIDLLWRRIEHRLSLPVTQKMKIRLWNTIINSNSLCFYLLPEPVPIFPILDRFALVDPDSGNFRDPTEYIDGPYEYNPIENEYGSCKYYRERTLLPNEIIRCISYDEVVSKYGDLLVIVANIEARWRALGPHLPITYLNYLSNIHYCILELIGRSRENGQMTIGTSNINKIVKEPKSLFYHRKQLQDLDLIKVQYVTQVLNSRGVKSLMLRLKKYHQPKILTIPKQGGLYNIVEYLKSKPDYSERTEVLIKKGLLTSAQIKKMKKGANIFNIEDREVIDSKKQRVMKRKYIQIVPQSDESSDSEDENNVEPIKCQYKVGVTILRQAYELLLAAGRKGLTQVDISKMLGVEVYTSRIICGVFKAKHVVRVFLEDKGRQRTARYIAIANTEKIDDTYATEKKKFLEYLQESTSRCDNDQSDSTEVAMAGDIQDKTNTSVTNDPDNPITEVKVFCDLDQTKIKPLYTESYPTLRQLRFANGVLKVIKERLCVCGYISLSTLVASEIGETPLDAKCFKIFLQKLANNGHIKMYRVKWPGFQNRYTNFICASHVKATDDIIKSKYKEISVRAAWNAKGKLVKSNDIGNASRPINLTPYPRYMKLQKLHEFIIKLVYFEPIKSESHNYPQGFTTLVDIIPEMTVQFAICLLKNLSDVGKMKIDESLFNVKLRDAPNDLYTMILQSTNLTTTVRTAVKMLAMFGLVQLIYQSAVLSIDHNNTTTFLFYVNRNAKIIDTTGVWPRLIANPSVNVKSYRFKTFDDVKDYWATVQNISINTKIKLVDRKRKKFTPPIRKFDEVAEHDNGERYGDGLGACGFDSFFYTEIPRLWLSVYVKAAKSGPQKQIIIPKNVRAAKPKKKRKKRATELQKGAKKKIQLARTRKRLVEGPASWTKEEDRIIILSKVAITIMSPISQPGCLTVRNVVAKDILSIKDPMKNQGAVHRRAIALETNATWQHEKECLLNEMSRRRFVQKYEGQLKKIRLRNSGNMTRFLHEARLVMLELMWILYQIVQSSSFTQKQPCIALDIEDFYNKFTITPSTGNKQFRLYKAPEQAALKEGIILSLFLSFNQEPNIEISKKVFNVLKKYPEMTLRAALDQLRKSGAVSAKEKIFNNYLYRINFEDSVKASYKISASYQRKWADRLNSDFIDDLAAIVDSELPENSFKGSSELNCFLLEMQAANVLEIISSTIPVIVDVAGTSIILDEHISVLEVETKYQLKSGTLTLKNKTQFKKMSKYMNDFECFDAALKELSRQATIPSKTKQTYPCAEGKVLKYIVSKGESGATFYELEKINGDTKALIQQLADLESANIIKRIGYNENILISINFIESLTIKIDDKYIIPTPWLNTDATIKQDIFLKWAGVLVSKICEYPGATIQYLSDQCEYLSCRAVQDVCVFLSKMKCVALSCVKTIEPDLFSDDDVYTESTEYNCYESFNNIIVYPIKNCTCRYAYVRKLMVSSYSKRSN from the exons ATGCAGAATAATGGATTAAAACAtttccattttaattttaaagacatATTATTGGATGAAATAGCTTTGGACGGCCTAGAAGGCATTGGAATCGATTTGCTATGGAGAAGAATAGAACATCGTCTGTCTCTACCAGTAACTCAGAAAATGAAGATACGCTTATGGAatactataattaattcaaatagtTTATGCTTCTATTTGCTGCCAGAACCCGTGCCTATATTTCCAATTTTAGACAGGTTTGCATTAGTTGATCCAGATAGTGGTAACTTCAGAGATCCT ACTGAATACATTGATGGGCCCTATGAATATAATCCAATTGAGAATGAATATGGTTCTTGCAAGTATTACAGAGAACGAACTCTTTTACCTAATGAAATTATAAGATGTATATCCTATGATGAGGTGGTATCAAAATATGGAGATTTATTAGTGATTGTGGCAAACATAGAAGCACGATGGAGGGCTTTGGGCCCACACTTGCCTATAACATACCTCAATTATTTGTCCAACATACATTACTGCATATTGGAGCTTATCGGAAGATCAAGAGAAAAT GGTCAAATGACAATTGGTACAAGTAACATCAACAAAATAGTTAAAGAACCAAAAAGTCTATTCTACCATAGGAAACAACTGCAAGATTTAGACTTAATAAAAGTACAATATGTTACGCAAGTACTAAACTCAAGAGGTGTAAAAAGTCTAATGTTGCGACTCAAGAAGTACCACCAACCAAAAATACTTACGATACCAAAACAAGGGGGCTTGTATAATATTGTGGAGTATTTAAAAAGCAAACCTGATTATAGTGAAAGAACAgaggtattaataaaaaaaggcctGCTGACTTCagcacaaataaaaaagatgaaaaaaggAGCTAACATATTCAATATT GAAGACAGAGAAGTGATTGATTCTAAAAAACAAAGagtaatgaaaagaaaatatattcaaatcgTACCTCAGAGTGATGAGTCCTCAGATTCAGAAGACGAAAACAATGTGGAACCTATCAAATGTCAGTACAAAGTAGGTGTGACAATATTAAGGCAGGCTTATGAGTTACTACTAGCAGCAGGCCGCAAGGGTCTAACTCAAGTGGACATATCTAAGATGCTTGGAGTAGAAGTATATACAAGTAGAATAATATGCGGTGTATTCAAGGCAAAACATGTTGTACGCGTTTTTCTGGAAGATAAAGGTAGACAAAGAACTGCAAG GTACATTGCTATAGCTAATACTGAAAAAATTGATGACACATATGCAACAGAGAAGAAAAAGTTTCTAGAGTACCTCCAAGAAAGCACGAGTAGATGTGATAACGACCAATCTGATTCCACTGAAGTTGCAATGGCAGGTGACATTCAGGATAAAACAAATACAAGTGTAACTAATGACCCAGACAATCCAATAACTGAAGTTAAAGTTTTTTGTGACCTagatcaaacaaaaataaaaccactaTACACCGAAAGCTACCCAACTTTAAGACAATTAAGATTTGCTAATGGCGTACTCAAAGTTATTAAAGAGCGACTATGTGTATGCGGATACATATCGCTCAGCACTCTTGTCgcttcagaaataggcgagaCTCCGTTAGATGCTAAATGCTTCAAaatctttttacaaaaattggcCAACAATGGTCACATTAAAATGTACCGAGTAAAATGGCCAGGATTTCAAAACAGATACACGAATTTCATTTGCGCCTCACATGTGAAAGCGACGGATGATATAATCAAATCGAAATACAAAGAAATAAGCGTCAGAGCTGCCTGGAACGCAAAAGGAAAATTAGTCAAATCAAATGATATTGGAAACGCTTCAAGACCAATAAACTTAACACCGTATCCAAGATATATGAAACTTCAAAAGCTACACGAATTCATCATTAAGCTTGTATATTTCGAACCTATAAAATCTGAATCACACAACTACCCACAGGGGTTTACCACCCTGGTCGATATTATACCGGAAATGACTGTACAATTCGCCATCTGTTTGTTAAAAAATTTATCAGATGTTGGCAAAATGAAAATAGATGAGTCGTTGTTTAATGTTAAATTACGTGATGCCCCAAACGATCTGTACACCATGATCTTACAGTCTACAAATTTGACAACCACTGTAAGAACCGCTGTCAAAATGTTAGCAATGTTCGGTCTTGTGCAACTCATTTATCAATCGGCAGTACTTTCAATTGACCATAATAATACCACAACTTTCTTATTCTACGTTAACAGAAATGCTAAAATTATTGACACAACAGGCGTTTGGCCTAGGCTTATCGCAAACCCGAGCGTCAATGTTAAATCATATCGTTTTAAAACTTTTGATGATGTGAAAGATTATTGGGCTACAGTCCAAAATATAAGCATAAACACAAAGATAAAACTAGTGGATCGCAAGCGTAAAAAATTCACTCCTCCAATACGCAAATTTGATGAAGTAGCAGAGCACGATAACGGAGAACGGTATGGCGATGGGCTAGGAGCCTGCGGTTTCGATTCCTTTTTCTATACGGAAATTCCTCGTCTCTGGCTATCAGTATATGTAAAAGCTGCCAAGTCAGGTCCacaaaaacaaatcataatACCTAAGAATGTCAGGGCGGCTAAACctaagaagaaaagaaaaaagcgaGCAACTGAACTTCAGAAGGGAGCAAAGAAGAAAATCCAATTAGCAAGAACTAGAAAAAGGCTGGTTGAAGGTCCAGCAAGTTGGACAAAAGAAGAAGACAGAATTATAATACTCAGCAAAGTTGCCATAACAATAATGAGTCCAATTTCACAACCCGGATGCCTCACAGTCAGGAACGTGGTTGCTAAAGATATACTTAGTATCAAGGATCCTATGAAGAATCAAGGTGCAGTGCACAGACGTGCTATTGCTCTCGAAACAAACGCGACATGGCAACATGAAAAGGAGTGCTTACTGAACGAAATGAGTCGAAGACGCTTCGTTCAGAAATACGAGGggcagttaaaaaaaataagacttcgTAACTCGGGTAATATGACTAGATTTTTACACGAGGCCAGATTGGTTATGTTGGAGTTGATGTGGATCTTATATCAAATCGTGCAGAGCAGTTCGTTTACGCAAAAACAGCCGTGCATCGCCTTAGACATCgaagatttttacaataaatttactaTAACCCCTTCGACGGGGAATAAACAGTTTCGTCTCTACAAAGCTCCTGAACAGGCAGCATTGAAAGAAGGAATAATTCTTTCGTTGTTTTTATCATTCAACCAGGAACCTAATATAGAAATTAGTAAGAAAGTTTTCAACGTCCTAAAGAAGTATCCTGAGATGACATTACGGGCTGCCCTCGATCAGCTGAGGAAAAGTGGAGCGGTTTCAGCGAAAGAAAAGATTTTCAACAATTATTTGTACAGAATTAATTTCGAAGATTCCGTTAAGGCCTCGTATAAGATTTCGGCTAGTTACCAACGCAAATGGGCCGACAGACTCAATTCTGATTTCATTGATGATCTTGCGGCTATTGTTGATTCTGAATTACCCGAAAACAGCTTCAAAGGATCGAGCGAGTTAAACTGTTTCTTACTGGAGATGCAAGCTGCTAATGTATTAGAAATAATTTCATCTACAATTCCGGTAATCGTAGATGTTGCTGGAACATCGATTATTTTAGACGAACACATAAGCGTGCTCGAGGTCGAAACTAAATATCAGTTGAAGTCCGGTAcgctaacattaaaaaataaaacacagtttaaaaaaatgtctaaATATATGAACGATTTCGAATGTTTTGATGCTGCACTAAAGGAATTATCcag ACAAGCTACTATACcatctaaaacaaaacaaacatatcCATGTGCAGAGGGTAAGGTCCTGAAATACATTGTTTCAAAGGGTGAATCCGGTGCAACATTTTATGAACTAGAG aaaattaaTGGAGACACTAAAGCACTCATACAACAATTGGCGGATTTGGAATCTGCAAACATCATAAAACGCATCGGTTACAacgaaaacattttaatttctataaattttataGAGAGCTTGACTATTAAAATAGATGACAAATACATTATACCCACGCCCTGGTTGAATACCGATGCCACAATAAAACAAGATATATTCCTGAAATGGGCAGGCGTTTTGGTAAGCAAAATATGCGAATACCCGGGAGCTACAATACAGTATCTGTCGGATCAGTGCGAGTATCTAAGTTGCAGAGCGGTCCAGGATGTGTGTGTCTTCTTAAGTAAGATGAAATGCGTTGCACTAAGCTGTGTAAAGACAATAGAACCGGATCTATTTTCGGACGATGATGTATATACGGAAAGTACTGAATATAATTGTTACGAGTCATTTAACAACATAATTGTTTATCCAATCAAAAACTGTACCTGCCGTTACGCATACGTGAGAAAGTTAATGGTCTCATCATACAGTAAAAGATCAAACTAA